From Halarcobacter mediterraneus:
TCACTATCTAATGGTTTATCAACAGTAGTAATTGAAGCAAAATTTATATTTGGAAGTAGTTTATTAGTACAAAATAAAGTTCCAATCTTAATAGATGCATCACAGCAACCAGCGATACCAATATTAAATGCTTTTTTTATCTTATAGTTTTCAAATACAAAAGTTAAAGCCTTAATGGTATTCTCTTTTCCAATTCCGGATATAACTAAAATAATATCATCATTTTCATATATTTTTGTACTGTTTGGAATATTTGTAATTGAAGTATTCTGTGTTAATTTTAGAAAATTAATAAAAGATTGTGCTTCACAAAGAAGTGCACAGTG
This genomic window contains:
- a CDS encoding phosphorylase family protein, whose amino-acid sequence is MNKILIHCALLCEAQSFINFLKLTQNTSITNIPNSTKIYENDDIILVISGIGKENTIKALTFVFENYKIKKAFNIGIAGCCDASIKIGTLFCTNKLLPNINFASITTVDKPLDSDEDLETILVDMEAKYFIEFSKKYCSDIYVFKVVSDYLDTQIPKKSFVIELIQNVYPKIKNYL